GTTATTGTGTTTGTCATTCACGATTTTAGTAGCATATACTAAATAGGTAAGTCGCTACTTGACgcaaaacaatgaatatggaataaggacttcataaatataaagaaaaacaaaaccaaCTTACGAAAAATACAAGTAATCCAATGAACATTTTCAAATATCACTATTTAAATACTTCACTTTTGAGTTTAAGCTATATTTTGTTCACTTTAAGTACACTTTTTATTGGATATCTTAGCCACTGTAATCCATGTAACTTGTCAAGGGAAGGCGCGTGCGTTCGCTTCAATGTGTGTTTTGAGACTAAGTTAAAGTTACTGTATTCTTAAAGTGCCTTCTACATGATCGCTCTTATAGGCCGTCGTATAAAGAGGCTTTTTCACACGCTGTAAGTACTACGCATGTCGCGTCATCTTACACTAACCaatcaattaagtacttagtttatatagcaaatgtaaattgttactggcaataaatttattttattcttattcttattcttctatcgggCACGATGCGTCAGGATCGGATAGTTTAATAGCACACATTTCGGATGGGAGGGTCACGATTttgctatatattttatacctacattcGATCGATCGGGTCTAAAGCAtatatgtcatcatctccctagccttaTCCTGTATTcagagggtccgcttacctaacttgaagatttgacatgtccagTTTTTTACGAAGGGATAACCatcccaatataggttaggtcactgACCtcatatttctcgggaatgtgggtttccttacgatgttttccttcaccgcacgtgataatttatgatccaaacatgaattcaaaaacgaattcgaaaatcatcgGTTATCGGTTTAGGCAtatgctgggatttgaacctgcgacccaAAAGTGAGGGTCAAGCtgaactgggttaccacggctatTCCAAAGTGTATGTGCtcgtcgtttttcgtaatcgtttgcaactttgcTAATCTCCCAGGGTGGTGTAGTTAAAATCCTAATTTCGCTATACTGTAATGTTGTCTTAGTAACTAGGTCCCTTATAATCGTGTACTTAGTGTAATAGAGCCCTTAAAATGTAGCCAAGATACCTACTTTGCGTGTAGCAGAACAGAAAGTGTGTATCGCAgctacttattctaaataagtTGTTCTGTAATCATCTCACGCGCTTGGCTCTGTATTCTGGTTCTGGTAAGTATTCAGATTTTTTCTTGActtacaaatgtagaattggcTTTGGGATATTAAGCGGCATGGAACACTCTTATAGGTTACCCATTTTGTGTAATGGTTTGATTGTTGGAAATTATCTGTGGAACTATTGGACCGATTTGAAAAATTCTGTCACCATTACACATAGTAAGCTCTACATTCAATGTTTTTTATGTGACCTGATGATAAGTGGTCAGGAGGTTTGTAGCACCCGGAGTACTGCTGACCTTTATCACTTCTTTTTTAAAGAACCCTCATATCATAGCGCAATGGGAAAACCTCGGAGGGAAGCTCGTTCCACATTTTACACGTACGCAGCAGAAACGAGTCCGAGAATCGTGTGGTTGAAGAGGACCAGGTAGTGTGGGTGAAGCTTGAAGGTGGTATGCAGTGCTGACTGTAAAAAATGCAATTTGAGAGCCTGTCGCTGCTCAACCCGCCAACGGATCCACAGCTGACGTTCACGGGCTTCTTCATAATGTAATGTGATGTGATTTGATGtgatgtaatgtaatgtgtgaGCTGTAGCCCTGAGAACTATCCTACATGTTTTCGTCCGGGTGAAAATGACTGAAAATTGTCTCGtgcactaggttcaagataaattatgaaattctgattagtaaataaagacagctctaaaactaacgaaaaacattttcttttttctaagtacttaacttatttatgaatttaaatcaagGAAAACgtataagtccgacatttcatcacgtatttctatgacgtcacagttttgttttgtcatacaaattccatagtcatttcgtattttgacgtttggtaattccggccaagtagttaatgccatctgcggcaaatctacaataagtcacgtcaaagaaaaagacgttagataaaaagtaactgatttgactagtttgaaactagcctatttatgtTCTAGCCCAGGCCTATACCTGAGCTATTCACATACAatccaattttaaaaatatctttattcagtaggtagcatagttacactttgaatggtaatttgttacataacgaacgtctttaGTTACGAGTATAATAAGGAAAGCTAGTGTGGAATAAAATAAGGTTTTTAACATTTGTTAGTGTGCGTTTATATTAGCCAGAAGCATGCAAAGAGGTACCTAATAAGAATATTAAAGGCATGACGTGGAGAGGAAAATACGGGGATTTCCTCAGTTTTGACTCAAACATTCTATTTCAGTCAACACTTAGATAACATGGcaattgttataataattacACTGTTCTGCTCATAATAAGGTACCCATCCGGCCATATAGTGATTATTAGCGGCCGCCCAGGACTTGGCTTacgtggatttcggtttccgcggtaagaatatccgactttttttaaatgttaaagCCTGTGTATTATTatgatgtataagctacattattgtaaagtttcattaaaatttatttagtttttgcgtgaaagagtaacaaacatccatactcacacaaactttcatatttataataattagtaagattaGTGAGCATGCTACCAATACAGATATTAGTTATCAAGCTATTAAAATTTATGAACTCAAGTTAGTCTGTCATTGTGTTTTACCCCTCTGTGGACTGGggataaagaaaagaaaaagaagtatgTTATCAAACATAGATACATAGAATGGATCACCCAggctaacatcatcatcatacgcaacgtgataaaattttgtcacggtcattttatcgattttgcCGGTATATAATGTCGCTTtgtcaatataatattataatttgcatttatgttgttattaacataatattataataagtacttgaTGGAATTGCCTGTAATAGGTACTATTTTGTGTTTGTGCTGaataaataatggccccgattcctgcaaacaccagCGAAAAAAATAGGCATCGTGTgttgcatacattttatgcctgtcgatttttcgtccctttccttttcggcggataagaaaatgacaggtataacttaaaataaaattacagtgtgtctgcaggaattagtacTAATGATGCATTATTTTCTAGTTTCCTGGCGCAAGAGATGGAAAAACaaagattataattattatgaacgtttattattaataagtgatacaataataatttatacacataaaactattaatttaattagttaTTTCCCAATTGTACTACAAATAAATGCAGATCAATACTGTAACGAAATTTTATCACAGGGTTTTCCatattggaaaaataataatatacctatgtGTTCCACTTAcacaataaacataattattacattaggTAATAATTGATTTAAGTGCCTACTGCCTAAAaacttgacagagggcagcagtgactgtcagtactattcagaagcggagagtacggctttgaaatagactagtcTGGGCTAAGAAATTGATATAAAGATATCGTTAATGCAATACTGAGTTGACTTCACCGCTTAGCCATTGTAGAGCGCGCTACGCGCATACGCACTGCGTACGTACGAGATACGTACGCCCATGCTACGCACGCCCATGCTACGCACGCCCATGCTACGCATGCTTACTTCTAACGCCACGCATACTACGAGTAACTCAATTTGGATGTGTATAAGtacaccaatgtttttatatatatgtcaccgtaaaattgtaaataatgttagattataatctatctcgcgagattgtgaactgtcgaaaaattgtgaaacgtaatatactgcttacaatttaacgtattattattcgtcagattataatctatcgaagtaaaactgttaaatcacaatcttacaattgtcaaattgtcaactgtccgacggctgtccctgattggtcggccttacagtagaccgttctgtgtccatagagttaggaataaaacacaggtgtcagtcaaataaaataaatgctcttcaagattgttaaatcaagtacgtatttattaattatttagtaagtaatcaataattctgacatcacatggtaagaaaaaatgtatcaaaattaaaaaatctgaaacgtatcattcagtatacttttcgtgtgtaagataaacatgttggcggcataggggtggcccaagggccacccccgccgcaccctaacctactgttatgccttgtaaaaattatgacaaaacactattattctaaaaaagaattatggatatctatttattaatcccaaaaataagttatacctaacaaaccagtattcctagatgttattatgggaaagtaaaactattatgctaaaaaacgttatgcaaaaaggattatgataattaaaattatgacaaaaacatttatgcattttaagagaatcccaaattaacattatgctcactctaatagttttgtaactctatggtatagcacgcgaggtgcgtttcgtatcacaatttgacggtttcacttcgataaattataatctaccgaaaaataatacgttaaattgtaagcaatatgatacgattcataattattcgacagttcacaatctcgcgagattcaaatcgatagattataatctaacgttatttacaattttacggtgacatatacaaagAGCAGCAGAGTACAATGgaatccttttttatttttgatggaCCTGATGCAGTTATCGTAGATTTTCATCGGAAGGTATTCATTACGTGGTAGGATAAATACAGAGCGCTCCGATGAGGGGGCCCTCcgctataaaaatatttttgtttttatagcaataAACTCAGCTTGCCAAGAGTTATGGGTTTGAATCGGTCACAGTTAcaatttttgtatttactttCTCCCGTCCGTTACATTGTATGACTCAGTAAGAAATTAAGCACATTCACTCCTGCATTATGCAGGTACAACCCATGGGGATGCCCTGTTTTATGGAGACCACTTCAAGTTTCTGCCGGTCATCAGACAGGACCAGGAAGCTGGGAGCCACGATAATGTCCTTGCAGGTCAGCTTGGACAAGTCCAAGCTCCCGCTCAATGATAATGGATTTACTTCAGGGTTTCTGTAACAAATAAGTGTAATTTTAAGTATTAaactcatacataaactcacgtctatttcccaccggggtaagcagagactatagaattctattggcttcgatcctgacacacttctcttgcttccttcacactaatcaatcgcttcatacacgcacgccggttcagagtagatcgtactaaaccttttctaagggcatctccaatttggtcaatgtaagtccttctaggatgtaagttcttcttttaagtattaaaaagtattaaaaatctTCCAAGTTAGGCTAAACGCGATTCTGTCTTATATCTCTTTCtagaattttaaaattgtttaacCTGAAGTAATATACTGAGCAATGTACTGACCATTTTATTAACTGTTACTTTGCTAAACAAGTTTTAACAGGCACTTTTTATCTATGTGGATTAGGCTGAGGTACATATTCGACgatcgacgatctggtgaaggtcgcgggaagccgctggatgcgggcggcgcaggaccgatcgtcgtggagatccttgggggaggcctatgcccagcagtgggcgtcgtacggctgatgatgacatattCGATATAAAAATTAGATCAACTGATTCAAGTACTAACCTGCATTTGCGGACGGTATATTTTTGCATGAAGACGTTGTCAATTTGCGCTACATAACGTACATTGCCGTCCACATCAACTATTTGGTAGATTGGGTTGATCTgtaaataaaagtaggtataaggtaggtagtaagtattttttttaatgtgattaaAACAGAACAGAATACATTCAACTGCACTATTATCCCAGGAATGTCGTACAGTTCTCTAAGGAACGAAGTATGTTTTATATAATAGACTTAGTTTATGAGTAACGGCTGGTAAAAAGTCACCAAAAATATATCTTTGTGATCTATCAAGGTTCCATATTAATTTTAGGACTTCAATAAGTGTTGTTTcatgactatatttccaattggagtagttagaggtacaacattcatcgcatgatgaactaagtgcctacGCCTCaacgagttttctgttagaccaaaggtGGTGAGCGGTGTCCCCGTCAAAAAACCGTcgtcataattaatttattcgccttaaaaatCGTAGGTACAGTTTGAAAATGGTCAACATCtttagttatgaaaattataacatgcaaataataatgacaagaagatattaaattattaaattaaaataaattaacgaatATAACTATTATTCTTTCTAAATCAAAAAGTCAttcattacaaaacaatacagaaaacaatgtcatagaataaaatcgataaaataataataattgaccgGCGTTATCGATATCAACCGATCTTAGTAACCGTCgttgtaaattactttttaagcCAGAAAGCGTCAAGAGTTAGCTACCTTCTATAATGGGTTGTGAGTTATTGTGACTGCCCACCCCAGTATATATAACGAGCGTGATTTACGCATGTCATGTTACTCACCGAATCCTGAGAGTCACATAATAGGGACGGTCCAATTCGTTTTCCAATTTCTTTGTCGTTCACGACTTTTATATTCTGTAAaatgatgaaaaaataaattattacatattcaAAATGATTCAAATCCgttagcaaataaataatattatattaacttaaatcctaaattataatattaaaaaatattaaaacaatgataaaaataataaaagggaCTAGATTTTATCTACGTGTCTCGTTGATTgaaaggaggcctgtgcccagcagtgggatgtataagaattttgtgtattttatgttataaaagaATCCCATAGAAAATTAGAAAAACTCAGATTCAAATAAAGTAATTGCATTTTGTTTCTCCTTAAATCTCAATAAGTTTATATTTCTTTGTAATTCATCATtaacagggttttagtgacatagtaacgaatactgaggggggtgattgagaccatgactctgagttgatatcaagtggaattacctgttggaaaatttatggaaataatagtttatattttattattttcagttcgacattcttttgcgacggtcttttgggcgaaaggcaagaaggaaaccactgctcaatttttccctaaaaagtagcatggagaatgctacaccaccgaaaagagcgtggctcttaatttattacctaagtaagtactttttcgatgaaaaattgcacttgacatcaactcagaattatggtctgaatcatctcttaaagttttcgttacgatgtcactaatatacTGTTGTATTGCTTACCAAGTTGGATAAAATCGCCTCGAACTCTGCCTGTGGGTAGTCATCGGGTTTGTCCATGCAGTAGGTTTGTTTGTCACATCTAGGATGCATTTTAActgaaataagtaaaaataaattgtatttagtattcagatttaataaagaattgattggaataaaaagaagtaaaaattttttaagttatataatgtAAGTGCAGTTAagctttttgagtttttaaataCATAGTATATTATACTTTACCTTattaataactatttatttaaagaaagtttATATTAGGCTAAGTTTTtgcataataaaaatacttatttgtacttattttgtaatacttatttgtgtttttttacgtccatttcttgtttgtgatgtaactagttgttaagtgcaataaagtatattaaatttttgttttttttccagaCCACTTTGTAAAAGTAACTTTTTTTGATGATGTAGATTTGTTACGGATATCATATACTTACAggatggtagtgacatcgtaacgaatactaaaaggAATTCAGTTCCAtgtttttgcgacggaaatttcaacttgatatcaacttagaatcatggtccaaatccgttttcgttacgatgtcactaacatcctgtatatagataaatataaCTAATGTGTAAGGTCATTCTAGATATAAAGATGCTTTAAATATGAATAATCTATAGGAACTTACTTGTACTGCCGCTGGGTTTAGCTTCTAGGAATGAATTCAGCTGAAGAAGTATCTGGAAGTAtggaaaaatgcatttttaataaatttaataaaaataaaataaattaaatttaattattatttttttaaatttaatatcgatcgccatcgattCGCAAAgaagagaataaatttaatcaGCTCACCactagacagaggtacatctatcgcaagatattatacttaaataggtacccatggctcaccgagctttttgttagaacAATGTGATATGAGAAGAGCCGTATCggtgttttgttaatttaagcTTTATTTATTTCGAAATGGTACGGCATATTATGATCTGGGAGTTAAAAgggtcacatcaaagcaattcatctaaaacaggaATATTGCTaattgaaatttgtttgcattgtgcacttaagTTTTGTATGCATaacgtcaaattgcagtattgcttttttagatgaattgcttcgatgtggactttttaaacACTCTGCCTATACAGATTCCAATCGGCCTAGTTATAGGATCGGCCTACGACATGAATTCATTGCTTATAGTATAATATTTGTAACAATAACTACTCAAAAGTGACTTACAAAAACAATAGCAAAGCTGTAATAATTCATTTTTCCAGTTA
The Pectinophora gossypiella chromosome 9, ilPecGoss1.1, whole genome shotgun sequence genome window above contains:
- the LOC126369442 gene encoding uncharacterized protein LOC126369442; this translates as MNYYSFAIVFILLQLNSFLEAKPSGSTIKMHPRCDKQTYCMDKPDDYPQAEFEAILSNLNIKVVNDKEIGKRIGPSLLCDSQDSINPIYQIVDVDGNVRYVAQIDNVFMQKYTVRKCRNPEVNPLSLSGSLDLSKLTCKDIIVAPSFLVLSDDRQKLEVVSIKQGIPMGCTCIMQE